One window of Brevibacterium pigmentatum genomic DNA carries:
- a CDS encoding acyl-CoA dehydrogenase family protein, with translation MAFDITTDEQELVDAVVSISKDVLVSQAAAADANERVSDETLKTLAEVGVMGLNLPEEFGGPGVGSVAMSQMVAAITEACASTASIVTAQFLATDSILLGGTDAQREAWLPRAAAGEVIGAFGLTEPGAGSNPAEMSTKATRVDGGWHLKGTKCFITNAGFADFIIVYAKTDVDAAHKGISAFIVDTAAASAGLDFNPPEKTMGLRGSPVFEFVIDTVVPEDALLGNAGEGFTTAMRVLDRGRIEVAAMSLGIGKAALDAAVDWAGERKISGKPLGRLQGIAFKLADMYTKYRSAWLLTMDAAEQRDSGVDFTRSSATAKLAASEAAAYIADEALQIHGGYGFTRDFPLERYVRDARIYRIYEGSSEIQRTIIARSLSK, from the coding sequence ATGGCCTTCGACATCACCACCGATGAACAGGAACTCGTCGACGCCGTCGTCTCGATCAGCAAGGACGTCCTCGTTTCACAGGCCGCGGCCGCCGACGCGAACGAACGCGTCTCCGACGAAACCCTGAAGACCCTCGCCGAGGTGGGGGTCATGGGGCTCAACCTGCCCGAGGAATTCGGCGGGCCCGGCGTCGGTTCGGTGGCGATGAGCCAGATGGTCGCCGCCATCACCGAGGCGTGTGCATCGACCGCGTCGATCGTCACCGCGCAGTTCCTCGCCACCGACTCGATCCTCCTCGGCGGCACCGATGCCCAACGCGAAGCGTGGCTGCCACGTGCCGCTGCCGGCGAGGTCATCGGCGCTTTCGGGCTCACCGAGCCGGGTGCCGGTTCGAACCCGGCGGAGATGTCGACGAAGGCCACACGGGTCGACGGTGGTTGGCATCTCAAGGGCACGAAGTGCTTCATCACCAACGCCGGCTTCGCGGACTTCATCATCGTCTATGCGAAGACCGACGTCGATGCCGCCCACAAGGGCATCAGCGCATTCATCGTCGACACCGCGGCGGCCTCGGCGGGGCTGGATTTCAATCCCCCGGAGAAGACGATGGGCCTGCGCGGCAGCCCGGTCTTCGAATTCGTCATCGACACGGTCGTCCCCGAGGATGCCCTCCTCGGGAACGCAGGCGAGGGCTTCACCACGGCGATGCGCGTGCTCGACCGTGGTCGCATCGAGGTCGCGGCGATGAGCCTGGGAATCGGCAAGGCCGCTCTCGACGCCGCCGTGGATTGGGCGGGCGAGCGCAAGATCAGCGGGAAACCGCTGGGCCGCCTGCAGGGCATCGCGTTCAAGCTCGCGGACATGTACACGAAGTACCGGTCGGCGTGGCTGCTGACGATGGACGCCGCCGAACAGCGCGATTCGGGGGTCGATTTCACCCGGTCTTCGGCCACGGCAAAGCTCGCCGCCTCCGAGGCGGCCGCGTACATCGCCGATGAAGCCCTGCAGATCCACGGCGGCTACGGCTTCACCCGGGACTTTCCGCTCGAACGCTACGTTCGAGATGCCCGAATCTACCGCATCTACGAAGGCTCGTCGGAGATCCAGCGCACGATCATCGCGCGCTCTCTGTCGAAATAG